A single window of Myripristis murdjan chromosome 21, fMyrMur1.1, whole genome shotgun sequence DNA harbors:
- the LOC115380294 gene encoding U3 small nucleolar RNA-associated protein 14 homolog A, translated as MAKISKKRESKKSRKPSKVTNKTTPVKPEVSYDDDDAEVVSEGDENITSEEEEDERKHQKLLEAISALGGKKKKKLAERSEAAVQMSEFTVNAEGEGDKIDLSDLIGTLNKTPAVPKKTKKQLQNLQTKNTIESPLSKQESERIQRDVAFQKSAAEVSRWTSIIKQNQRAEQLVFPLKQEPSGRRPVEKVVCGWKAQTPLEQEIFSLLSVNKQPINDPVLTPKEEASMRAMSLEDARIRRAELQKARALQSYYEAKATRERRIKSKKYHKVQNKAKRKEFLKQFDEMVKSNPAAALEELNKMELSRMQERMSLKHQNSSKWAKSKAVMAKYDGEARKAIQQQLEINKDLTEKLAASLNKEEGEEDEDVGDPEVLPDFVNDAETGSDPANPWMRGKLSAEPAEKEASDCEAPSVAMGNTEEEEDEQEVEETEEEALLREFDSRRKLRQSQESDKDPEMCVTDEEEAEEEHEATATDHPDTSDKEEEELSEFKSLLQGITDSQASRAEMPADAEPTQTSAPLEEGLVRIRTLEDIELLGQEEAPTDEAPAETQEPPSTQAPSSAPEKAKRKRKRAIDVKDVLTKEAKVIRVPLDPTVEDAEELDEKDGQRGLIKEAFAADDVISDFLKDKRKQEDAGKPKVVDLTLPGWGEWGGIGLKPSRKKRKKFRVKVAPPPPPRKDQNLPCVIISESRNSSACAHQVSSLPFPFKNPSQFESTIRTPSGRTWNTERTVKKITKPKVVTRLGAIIEPIAREDVMKDLMKNQKQASAGKHTKGHVDSKNKKKHMNKKKTVTAR; from the coding sequence ATGGCTAAAATTtctaaaaagagagagagcaaaaagagtCGAAAACCGTCCAAAGTGACAAATAAGACAACGCCAGTGAAGCCGGAAGTAAGTTATGATGATGACGACGCGGAGGTTGTCAGCGAGGGGGACGAGAACATcaccagtgaggaggaggaagatgagagaaAACACCAAAAGTTGCTGGAGGCCATCAGTGCCCTGGGAggtaagaaaaagaagaagctggCTGAAAGATCCGAGGCAGCCGTGCAGATGTCTGAGTTCACGGTCAATGCGGAGGGCGAAGGCGACAAAATCGACCTGTCAGACCTCATTGGCACCCTGAACAAAACCCCCGCTGTCCCAAAGAAGACCAAGAAGCAGCTCCAGAACCTCCAGACCAAGAACACCATTGAGAGTCCTCTCAGCAAGCAAGAGAGCGAGCGGATCCAGAGAGATGTGGCGTTTCAGAAGTCTGCTGCAGAGGTGTCCCGCTGGACGAGTATCATCAAGCAGAACCAGAGGGCCGAGCAGCTGGTCTTCCCCCTCAAGCAGGAGCCCTCGGGCCGCAGACCCGTGGAGAAGGTGGTGTGTGGCTGGAAAGCACAAACCCCGCTCGAGCAGGAGATCTTCAGCCTGCTGTCCGTCAACAAGCAGCCCATCAACGACCCCGTCCTGACTCCCAAAGAGGAGGCGTCCATGAGGGCCATGAGTCTGGAGGACGCCAGGATCCGCCGCGCAGAGCTGCAGAAAGCCAGGGCCCTGCAGTCGTACTACGAGGCAAAGGCcaccagagagaggaggatcaAGAGCAAGAAATACCACAAGGTCCAAAACAAGGCAAAGCGCAAAGAGTTCCTGAAGCAGTTTGATGAGATGGTGAAAAGCAACCCTGCCGCGGCCCTGGAGGAGCTGAATAAGATGGAGCTGTCCAGGATGCAGGAGAGGATGTCGCTCAAACACCAGAACAGCAGCAAGTGGGCCAAGTCCAAGGCCGTCATGGCAAAATATGATGGGGAGGCTCGCAAAGCcatacagcagcagctggagatcAACAAAGACCTGACTGAGAAGCTGGCCGCCTCACTCAAcaaggaagagggggaggaggatgaagacgTCGGCGATCCAGAGGTGCTGCCTGATTTTGTGAATGATGCCGAGACCGGGTCAGATCCTGCAAACCCATGGATGAGAGGCAAGCTGTCTGCAGAGCCCGCAGAGAAGGAGGCTAGTGACTGTGAGGCACCGAGTGTGGCGATGGGAAAcaccgaggaagaggaggatgagcagGAAGTCGAGGAAACCGAGGAGGAAGCGCTGCTCAGGGAGTTTGACAGCCGGCGGAAACTGCGTCAGTCTCAAGAGTCTGACAAAGACCCGGagatgtgtgtgactgatgaggaggaggcggaggaggagcaCGAAGCCACAGCCACCGACCATCCAGACACGTctgacaaagaggaagaggagctttCAGAGTTCAAGAGCCTCCTGCAGGGGATAACAGACAGCCAGGCGTCCAGAGCGGAAATGCCTGCGGATGCTGAGCCAACGCAGACTTCAGCTCCACTTGAGGAGGGGCTGGTGAGGATCAGGACGCTGGAGGACATTGAGCTCCTCGGTCAGGAGGAGGCGCCCACTGATGAAGCACCAGCTGAGACCCAGGAGCCCCCATCGACACAGGCCCCGTCGTCTGCTCCTGAAAaagcaaagaggaaaagaaagagggcaATCGATGTGAAAGATGTTCTCACCAAGGAGGCCAAAGTCATCCGAGTCCCACTGGACCCGACTGTGGAGGATGCTGAGGAGTTGGATGAGAAGGACGGACAGAGGGGCCTCATTAAAGAGGCATTTGCCGCCGATGACGTCATCTCGGACTTCCTCAAGGATaagaggaagcaggaggacgcGGGGAAGCCTAAGGTGGTGGACTTGACCTTGCCCGGGTGGGGAGAATGGGGCGGCATTGGCCTCAAACCCTCCCGCAAAAAGCGCAAGAAGTTCAGAGTGAAAGTggcgccccctcctcctccgagAAAAGATCAAAACCTGCCCTGCGTCATCATCTCCGAGAGCAGAAACAGCTCCGCCTGCGCTCACCAGGTGAGCTCGCTGCCGTTCCCCTTCAAGAACCCCTCACAGTTCGAGAGCACGATCCGCACTCCCTCGGGCCGGACCTGGAACACGGAGCGGACTGTGAAAAAGATCACCAAGCCCAAGGTGGTCACCCGGCTGGGGGCCATCATTGAGCCAATCGCTCGGGAGGATGTGATGAAGGATCTGATGAAGAACCAGAAGCAGGCGTCTGCTGGGAAACACACTAAAGGCCATGTGGACtcgaaaaacaagaaaaaacacatgaacaaaaagaaaacagttacAGCACGTTAA
- the LOC115380168 gene encoding fibroblast growth factor 4A-like, with protein sequence MRDEEKAQWKKRPNQDLCGCTHKAELANSGPKGAALQRALHSGYDSLEVVEVWSAGFRYLMCSAMEVSMLVPSLLLLLAASVCEGLEAADRLESAVSPEDHGTRLRGLWRLHMKESVSKGKGFPPYPIRGAVKQQLLYCRVGIGYHLQILPDGSVGGVHNPTEYCWLKVFAMKHGVVGIRGVKSGLYLCMKGEGIAYGAEQFSDDCLFKENLEENHYTTYSSLSHPGLYLALSHKGEVKRGTNVGRHQPCTHFLPRRTRSSESTNQGPGSKP encoded by the exons atgagagatgaagagaaggCACAGTGGAAGAAGAGGCCTAACCAGGATCTGTGTGGATGTACACACAAGGCTGAACTGGCAAACTCTGGACCCAAAGGTGCAGCCCTGCAACGGGCACTACACAGTGGATATGACAGTTTGGAGGTAGTGGAGGTTTGGTCGGCTGGTTTCAGGTATCTGATGTGTTCTGCCATGGAGGTTTCCATGCTGGTTCCCAGTTTGCTGCTGCTTCtggctgccagtgtgtgtgagggcctGGAGGCTGCAGACCGACTTGAATCTGCGGTTTCACCTGAGGACCACGGCACTCGCCTTCGCGGCCTCTGGAGGCTGCACATGAAGGAGTCAGTGTCAAAAGGAAAAG GTTTTCCTCCTTATCCAATCAGAGGAGCggtcaaacagcagctgctttACTGCCGTGTTGGGATCGGCTATCATCTGCAGATTTTACCTGATGGCTCTGTGGGCGGGGTCCACAACCCCACTGAGTACT GCTGGCTGAAGGTGTTTGCCATGAAGCATGGTGTAGTGGGCATCCGAGGAGTCAAGAGCGGCTTGTACCTCTGTATGAAAGGGGAAGGAATCGCATATGGAGCG GAGCAGTTCTCTGATGACTGCCTGTTTAAGGAGAACCTGGAGGAGAATCACTACACCACCtactcctctctgtctcacccaGGCCTCTACCTGGCACTGTCCCACAAAGGAGAGGTCAAGAGGGGCACCAACGTGGGGCGCCACCAGCCCTGCACTCACTTTCTTCCTCGCAGGACACGCTCATCAGAGTCCACCAACCAGGGACCAGGGTCCAAGCCTTAG
- the ccdc93 gene encoding coiled-coil domain-containing protein 93, translating to MAATSVFQRVRTGSKIGAQYDQEGNLIQVETREDEEQSVKLAEILELLLAAGYFRARIKGLSPFDKVVGGMTWCITTCNFDIDVDLLFQENSTIGQKIALTEKIVSVLPKMKCPHRLEPHQIQGLDFIHIFPVIQWLVKRAIETREEMGDYVRAYSISQFQKTHSFPEDEEFLQRKDKAVKAVLDVSDVYKPQRKYRRQADAGELLDEESRVHSTLLEYGRRYGFSKQSKQDKADERKASLAGGSQGTPTGMTEVSEEEDLQAAEELRIKTLMTNMAAMATEEGKLTASAVGQIVGLQSEEIKQIASEYAEKQSELSSDERSERYGPLQQHRRTVASLNKQIQHKTKQLEELQAKHAEVKSGCEEAKRKLTEATEQSERLEKELKSLEEVETQADSSLLEKLRALVAMNENLKQQEQEFRTHCREEMARLQQNIEDLKMESGDNTEEEKERNQLIDKQYNTDREKLQKIRLLMARRNREIAILQRKIDEVPSRAELTQYQKRFIELYSQVSATHKETKQFFTLYNTLDDKKVYLEKEVNLLNSIHDNFQQAMSSSGAKEQFLRQMEQIVEGIKQSRIKMEKKKQENKMRRDQLNDEYLELLDKQRLYFKTVKDFKEECRKNEMLLSKLRAKGAS from the exons ATGGCGGCTACGTCTGTCTTCCAGAGGGTGAGAACAGGCTCCAAAATAGGCGCCCAGTATGACCAAGAAGGCAACCTCATTCAG GTGGAGACACgagaggatgaagagcagagcGTCAAGCTGGCAGAGATCTTGGAGCTTCTGCTGGCAGCTGGATACTTCAGAGCCCGAATCAAAGGACTGTCCCCCTTTGACAAG GTGGTTGGTGGGATGACCTGGTGCATCACGACATGTAACTTTGACATCGATGTGGATCTTCTCTTCCAAGAAAACTCGACTATCGGCCAAAAAAT AGCCCTCACAGAGAAAATAGTTTCTGTTTTGCCTAAGATGAAGTGCCCTCACCGCCTGGAGCCCCATCAAATCCAAGGGCTGgatttcattcacatttttccAGTGATACAG TGGCTGGTGAAACGAGCCATAGAGACCAGAGAGGAGATGGGTGACTACGTGAGAGCCTACTCCATATCTCAGTTCCAGAAGACCCACAGCTTCCCAGAG GATGAAGAGTTTCTCCAGAGGAAGGACAAGGCAGTGAAGGCGGTTCTCGATGTATCG GACGTGTACAAACCCCAGAGGAAGTACAGGAGGCAGGCAGACGCAGGGGAGCTGCTGGATGAGGAGTCCAGGGTTCACTCCACTCTACTGGAGTATGGCAG gcgaTACGGATTCAGCAAGCAGTCCAAACAAGACAAA GCAGATGAACGGAAGGCCTCATTGGCTGGTGGCTCTCAGGGCACGCCCACTGGGATGACAGAAGTGTCGGAGGAGGAGGACCTGCAGGCGGCGGAGGAG TTGCGCATCAAAACCCTGatgaccaacatggctgccaTGGCGACTGAGGAG GGGAAGCTGACGGCCAGCGCAGTGGGCCAGATAGTGGGACTACAGTCTGAGGAGATCAAACAGATCGCCTCAGAGTACGCTGAGAAG CAATCTGAGCTGTCATCAGACGAGCGCTCGGAGCGCTACGGCCCGCTACAGCAGCACCGCAGGACGGTGGCCTCGCTCAACAAACAGATCCAGCACAAGACCAAGCAACTGGAGGAG TTGCAAGCCAAACATGCGGAGGTGAAGTCAGGCTGTGAGGAGGCCAAAAGAAAACTGACAGAG GCCACAGAACAGTCTGAGAGACTGGAGAAAGAGCTCAAGTCCTTAGAAGAAGTGGAGACACAAGCTGACAGCAG CTTGTTGGAGAAGCTGAGGGCTCTGGTGGCGATGAATGAGAACCtgaagcagcaggagcaggagttCCGCACACACTGTAGA GAGGAGATGGCCCGTCTGCAGCAGAACATTGAGGATTTGAAAATGGAATCAGGAGAtaacacagaggaggaaaag GAGAGGAACCAGCTGATAGACAAGCAGtacaacacagacagagaaaaactaCAGAAGATCCGCCTGCTCATG GCTCGGAGGAACCGCGAGATCGCCATCCTGCAGAGGAAGATCGACGAGGTGCCCAGTCGGGCTGAGCTGACCCAGTACCAGAAGAGATTCATTGAACTGTACAGTCAAG TTTCTGCAACGCATAAGGAGACAAAGCAGTTCTTCACCCTGTACAACACCTTAGATGACAAGAAAGTGTATCTTGAGAAGGAG gTCAACCTGCTGAATTCCATTCATGACAACTTCCAACA GGCCATGTCGTCTTCAGGAGCCAAGGAGCAGTTCCTCAGACAGATGGAGCAGATAGTGGAGGGAATCAAACAGAGCCGCATCAAG atggagaagaagaagcaggagaaCAAGATGAGGAGAGATCAGCTGAACGACGAGTACCTCGAGCTGCTCGACAAACAGAGGCTCTACTTCAAAACCGTCAAGGACTTTAAAGAG GAGTGTCGGAAGAATGAGATGCTGCTGTCCAAGCTGAGAGCTAAGGGCGCCTCTTAG